One genomic window of Methanosarcina acetivorans C2A includes the following:
- a CDS encoding helix-turn-helix transcriptional regulator, whose protein sequence is MKNNIKVYRAIHDLTQENLAEKVGVTRQTINAIEKGKYDPSLDLAFKLSRLFKASVEDIFLYESNEK, encoded by the coding sequence ATGAAGAACAATATTAAAGTTTACAGGGCAATTCATGACCTTACCCAGGAAAACCTTGCGGAAAAGGTGGGAGTAACAAGGCAGACGATAAATGCTATTGAGAAAGGAAAGTATGATCCCTCTCTCGATCTTGCATTCAAGCTTTCCAGACTCTTTAAAGCAAGCGTTGAAGATATCTTTCTCTATGAGAGCAACGAGAAATGA
- a CDS encoding DUF2178 domain-containing protein, translated as MKRNQFTIILFLIVMFMGAVLSFAYSIGNPVLAVCIFFAGAAAIYLCKSRVEGVVEDERVRQVSQKASYITFQVVVFSFAVGGAALIAMKNTYPGYTNLGFFMAYASCAAIALYGLLYMYYNREYGG; from the coding sequence ATGAAAAGGAATCAATTCACGATAATTTTGTTCCTGATTGTAATGTTTATGGGAGCAGTTTTAAGTTTTGCATATTCTATAGGAAACCCGGTGCTTGCAGTATGTATTTTCTTCGCAGGCGCAGCTGCTATATATCTATGTAAAAGCAGAGTGGAAGGTGTTGTGGAAGATGAGCGTGTTCGCCAGGTCAGCCAGAAAGCTTCCTATATTACCTTCCAGGTAGTAGTTTTCAGCTTTGCCGTCGGAGGAGCAGCCCTTATAGCAATGAAGAACACTTATCCGGGCTACACAAATCTCGGTTTTTTCATGGCATATGCAAGTTGTGCGGCTATTGCGCTTTATGGCTTGCTTTATATGTATTACAACAGGGAATACGGAGGTTGA